DNA from Halorarum salinum:
TCTAGCGACCTCCCGAGGCGGCGACCGCCCCCCGTGGACCAACCGACGCCCCGGGATCGGGTGGGTCGCTCACTCCGCACCGGCCACCCGTCGACGGGGCGCGAGCTACCGGTGCGGCACGAGCGCGTCCCGACCGGTTCGTGTAGTCGTCGAACGGCGTCGCCCCCGATCCGCTGTCCCGGAACGGTGGCCGTCCTGACGTCCGAACGGACTCCGTCATCGGTACCGTCTCGGCGGAGCGGGACTTTCCTTATATTGGTGTTAAGCCGTCGGACGGCGTCCCGGACCGTGCGCGGGGCGACGGGAGGGACGAATCCGTCCCGGCCCGTCTCCGATTTAGCCTGCGAGTAGTTAGGTCGGTCACTCCCCTGGGTGGAACCGGAAGCCGGATGACCGAGGAGTTGCCCCCCCGCCGTACGCTGGCCGGACTCGTCGCTGCCTGTCTCGTCTGCGTCGGCGCGGCGGCGTTCCTCGCTCCCGGCGCAGTCGGTGCCCTCCTGACCGACGCGGCGCCGCCGGACGACGCCTCGAACTCCCCCGGACTCGCGACCGGGACCGAACCGGCGGTCGGCACCGAAGGCGCGGCCGGGACGGCCAGCCCCGCGACCCGGCGAACCAGCGGCGAGGCGGTGACGTCCGGCGCGAACGCGTCGACGAGGTACACCTACACGGTCGGCGAGGGCGTGAACGAGACCGCAGTCACCGTCGTGGAGAGCGGGCACCCCGGTCCGACGGTCGTCGTGGTGGGCGGACAGCACGGCAACGAACCGGCCGGATACCGGGCCGCGGGCCGCGTCGAGAACTGGGAGATCGAACGGGGGACCCTGGTGGTCGTCCCCGAGGCGAACCCCGCGGCGGTCGAGAACGGGATGCGGGAGGTCCGGGGGCGCGATCTCAACGGCCAGTTCCCGGTCGGCGAACGTCCGCGGACCGCGCAGGCGCGGACCGTCTGGGGCGTCCTCGAACGACACGACGCCAACGTGGTCGTCGACCTTCACAGTTCGCGGGGCATCTACGGCGTCGACGGCGGCGTCGGCCAGGCCGTCTTCCCGACGGTCACCGGTCCCGCGGTCGAACACGCCGACGCGGCGGTCGGCCGGACCAACCGCGAGTTCGAACTGCGGGGGAACCGTTCGTTCCGGCGCGGGAACGTGATGGGCCGCTCCGGCGTGTCGCTCACCCGGAAGGTCGCCGGCGACATGGGGAAGCCGGCCTATCTCGTGGAGACGACCAAACGGGACACCGACCTCGAAACCCGCGTCGAGTGGACGACGGCGATCACGTGGGAACTACTCAGACTGCACGGACTGGTGGAGGGGGAGCGGCCGGGGCGCTGACCGGACGGAACGGACACGCTCGCTCGTATCGGGTCTCAGCGGGACGACTCTCCGCGTACGGGTTCGGTCGGTCGCCGATTTCACGTGCGACGTGCGGCCATGGCCGTCGCTACGGGTGAGAGAATGTCGCCCGGAACACTAACGTCCGACCTCATCCCTGGCGGCGTGCCGCGTCGGTCGGGAAACCCTCGTGCCGGGCGGGCGGTCCCGCCGGGACCGCCGGACGGCGTCACCTCGGACGGCCGGTGACGTGGCCGGGTCGCGTTCGCGACCGGTGTCGCGCGCCCGGGTTCTCCGCGCTGTCATCGCACCCGTTCGGGTCCACTCGGGCGGGGACTAGAGGCACGCACCCGGACGTAGAGGGTCCGCGCACAAGGGGTTACCGGCTCGGGCTACCGGAG
Protein-coding regions in this window:
- a CDS encoding succinylglutamate desuccinylase/aspartoacylase family protein, whose protein sequence is MTEELPPRRTLAGLVAACLVCVGAAAFLAPGAVGALLTDAAPPDDASNSPGLATGTEPAVGTEGAAGTASPATRRTSGEAVTSGANASTRYTYTVGEGVNETAVTVVESGHPGPTVVVVGGQHGNEPAGYRAAGRVENWEIERGTLVVVPEANPAAVENGMREVRGRDLNGQFPVGERPRTAQARTVWGVLERHDANVVVDLHSSRGIYGVDGGVGQAVFPTVTGPAVEHADAAVGRTNREFELRGNRSFRRGNVMGRSGVSLTRKVAGDMGKPAYLVETTKRDTDLETRVEWTTAITWELLRLHGLVEGERPGR